Within Betaproteobacteria bacterium, the genomic segment TCGCGCTCGCCGTGCTCGGGGTGTTGTGGTTCCTCATGACCCTCCTTGCCCGCAAGACGCCCGAATCGGCCACCCCCGACGACGCTGCGCAGGCCTCCGAAAGGCGCCGGCTCGTCCTTGCCCGGCTCGTGCCAGGCGTGCTCCTCGTCCTCGCCTACGCCTGGCTGTTCGAAAGGGCAGGGTACTTCCTGTCCACGGTCCTGTTCATGGTCGGGTGGCAGAAGGGCGTGGAAAGGGAAGGCTGGCTCAAGACCGCGGTCGTCGCCCTGCTATGTGCAGCAGCGATGTACGCCCTCTTCTCATTCCTCCTCAAGGGCGTGCTGCCCACCGGCGCCTGGTTTTCCTGAGGCGCGCAACCATGGACATCTTCGCGGGACTCCTCCAGGGCTTTTCCGTCGCGCTCACGCCGACCAACCTGCTGTTCGCCTTCCTCGGCGCGCTGATCGGCACCGCCGTCGGCGTGCTCCCGGGGCTGGGACCCGCGGCCACCATCGCCCTCCTCCTGCCGGCCACCTACGCGATCGACTCTCCGGTCACCGCCATCATCCTCATGGCCGGGATCTTCTACGGGTCGATGTACGGCGGCTCCACGACGTCGATTCTTCTCAACCTGCCGGGAGAGGCGGCCTCGGTGGTGACCTGCATCGACGGCTACAAGATGGCCCAGAAGGGCCGGGCCGGCGCCGCGCTCGGCATCGCCGCCATCGGCTCGTTCGTGGCCGGCACCGTGGGCATCGTGGGGATGACGCTTTTCGCCCCGACGGTCGCGCAGTTCGCCCTGAGCTTCGGACCCCCGGAGAAATTCTCGCTCGCGGTCGTGGGCCTGCTGCTCGCGGTGACGCTCTCGGGATCGTCCGTCGTGAAGGGGCTGGTGATGATGGCGCTCGGCCTGCTCCTGGCGGCCGTGGGGCTCGACCCCATTTCCGGGAAGACGCGGTTCGCCTTCGGCGTGACGGAACTGCAGAGCGGCTTCGACTTCGTCACGCTCGCGATGGGCGTCTTCGGGCTGGGGGAGATCTTCTACGGCCTCGAGACCGCGATGAAGGGCGATGCCGTCACGGCCAAGGTGGGCCAGGTCTGGCCCACGATGGCCGATTGGGCGGCCTCGCGTATGGCGATCCTGCGCGGCACGCTCATCGGGTTCTTCATCGGCGTCATTCCGGGCGGCGGGGCGGTCATCTCTTCCCTCGCTTCCTACGCCGTCGAAAAGAAGGTTTCGAAGCACCCCGAGGAGTTCGGCCAGGGCGCCATCGAGGGCGTGGCGGGCCCCGAATCGGCCAACAATGCCGCCTCGAGCTCGTCGTTCATCCCGCTGCTCACGCTGGGCATCCCGGGGAACGCCTCCATCGCGATGATCTTCGCCGCGCTCCTGATCAAGGGCGTCACGCCGGGGCCGTTCCTCATCCAGGAGCACCCGGACATCTTCTGGGGCGTGATCGCCTCGATGTACCTCGGCAACGTCATGCTCCTCGTGCTGAACCTGCCCCTGGTCGGGCTGTGGGCCCAGCTCGTGCGCGTGCCGTTCGGGATCATGGCCCCGGTCATCATCCTCTTCACGGCGATCGGCTCCTACAGCATCCAGGGCCAGGTCTTCGACATCTACAGCCTGGTGGGCTTCGGCCTCTTCGGCTACCTGCTGCGCAAGCTCAAGTTCGAGGCCGGCCCCCTGGTGCTCGCCTTCGTGCTGGGGCCGATGGTCGAAGGGGCGATGCGCCAGTCGCTGCTCATGTCGGGCGGAAGTTTCGCGATATTCGTCGACCGCCCCATTTCGATGGTCCTGATCGGGCTTTTCGCGGTCCTCGCCATCGGCCAATCCGCACTCACCGTGCGCCAGAAATTGCGCACACAAGCCACTACCTGAAGGGAGAAGGAAGATGAAAGGATTCACCGCTGCAATCACCGCATCGATGCTCGCACTCATGGCGTTCCCGTCCAGCTCGATGGCCGCGGACGCATACCCCTCGAAACCCGTCTCCGCCGTGGTCCCCTTCGGCGCGGGCGGGTCCAGCGACCTGCTGGCGCGGGCCGTCGAGAAAACCTGGTCCAAGTACTCGAAACAGCCCCTCATCGTCGTCAACAAGCCCGGCGGCGGCGGCGTGGTCGGCACCGAGGGCGTGGTCCGTTCGAAGCCGGACGGCTACACCCTCTACTTCGGCTACGGCTCGGGACATGACGTGGTCATGCCGCTCCTGCAGAAAATGCCCTACGACCCCGTGAAGGACCTGATCCCGGTAGCCAGGGTCTCCGTCCACTCGGTCGTCATCGTCACCGGCGCGAATTCCCCCTTCAAGTCGATCAAGGACGTCATCGCGTGGTCGAAGAAGGAAGGCAAGCCGGTCACGACGGCGGTGTCCGTGAAGGCGGGTGCCGTTGACATCGCCCTCACCGCGTTCGGCAAGGCGGCGGGCATCAACATCGTCACCGTTCCCTTCTCGGGCGGCGCCGAGGCCACGACGGCGCTGGCGGGCGGGCACCTCATGATCGGCGGGGGACACCCCTCCGAGGTCATCCCCCACATCAAGTCCGGGCGCTTCAAGGCGCTCGCCGTGGTGACCCCGCAGCGCGACGCAACTCTGCCCGACGTCCCGACCCTGAAGGAACAGGGTATCGACGTGTCCACCTGGGGTTCCATCAAGGGTGTCGCCGCCCCGGCGGGCACTCCGAAGGAAGTCGTGAAGGACATCGAGCTCACGATCAAGAAGATCTGCGAGGACGCCGAGTTCCAGAAGACGATGGCGAACCTGAACCAGCCCGTCATGTACCTGGGCAGCGAGGACTTCACGAAGTTCATCAAGCAGGCGACGGCGGACTACGCTGCGCTCATCAAGCAGCTGAACATCTCGATCGACTGATGTAACAGGGCTTCAGGGGACAGGTTGCGCAAGAAGAGCAGACGTCAATCCTGCTTTTCTCGCGCAACCTGTCCCCGATCGCCCAGAGGCGCCCGCATGCGAATGTGCGGGATGCCGGCCTCGAGGTATTCCTCCCCCTCGGCGACGTAGCCGTGGCGCGCGTAGAAGACCTGCGCGTGCGACTGCGCGTGCAGGTAGGTTTCGCGAAAGCCGCGCCGCCTCGCCTCCGCCATCAGCGCGTCGAGGATCGCGGCGCCGACGCCCTTGCGGCGCCACGGGGCCAGCACCGCCATGCGGCCGATTCGCCCGTCGCGCATGAGGCGGCCGGTACCGATGGCCTCGCCCGCCTCGCTCTCGGCCAGCGCGTGCGCGCATTCGCCGTCGCGTCCATCCATCTCGATTTCCGCGGGCACGTTCTGCTCCTCGACGAAGACGGTTGTGCGAATGCGCGTGAGGATGGCACACGCCTCCGGCCATTCGACCAGGCGCACGCGGAAATCGGGGGGAATCGTCATGGTAGAGTCGCGGCTCGCCGCAATTCTACCGCCCGCCGCGCATGAACCCCCGTTCCGCCCCGCTCGCCGCCATGGCCGCCATGTGCGCGATCTGGGGCTACTCGTGGATCGCGATGAAGATCGCGCTCCGGCACGCGCATCCCTTCGACTTCGCCGCCGAGCGGCTGGTGATGGGCGCGCTGCTGCTTTTCGCGATCATCGCCATGACCGGGCGCAGGCTCACGCTGGCGAACTACCGGATGGCACTCGTGCTCGGCCTCGTGCAGGTGGCCGCATTCGTGATCCTGACGCATTTCGCGCTCCTCATCGCGGGGGCGGGCAAGACCTCGGTGCTGGTCTACACGATGCCCTTCTGGATGATCCTGTTCGCGCACCTCATGCTCCAGGAGCGCATGCGCGGCGCGCAGTGGCTTTCGGTGGCGCTCGCTTTCGCCGGCCTCGTGCTCATCGTGTCACCGTGGAAGCTCACGAGCCTGGAGGGCAGCCTCCTGGCCGTCGTATCGGGCGCGGTGTGGGCACTGGCCGCGGTGATGTCGAAGCGCTGGCCCACGAAGGATGCGGAGCCGCTCACCTTCTCGGCGTGGCAGCTCGCGTTCGGTTCGATCCCGCTCGTGCTCCTGTCGACCCTGCACCCGCACGAGGCGCCGCGCTGGAACGGCGAGTACGCCATCGCGCTCGCCTACTCCACCGTCTTCGCGACGGCCGGCGGCTGGTGGCTGTGGACCTATGTGCTCTCGCATGCGCCCGCGGGCGTGACCGGCCTCAACACGCTCGCCATCCCCGTGATCGCCGTCATCGCCTCCTGGGTGCAACTGGGCGAGCGCCCGGCCCCGCACGAGCTCGCGGGAATGGCGCTCATCGGGGTCGCGCTGGCGCTGCTCGCCTGGCTGGGGATTCGAAAGCCCGAGGCCAGGCCGGCGCATTGAGTCTGCTGGCCCGCCGCAGGCCGCGCATTCGCGGATAGAATGATGCCTCGTCCCCCGGTGAGCGCGCGCGGGGGCCCGCAACACGCGCCTCAGGCAACCGCGAGTAGCCCGTGCCCGGCGCGCCGGCTGGATTCCCGACCATGCGGTTGTCCCTGCGGTTCATCGTCCCGCTCATCGTTGCGCTCGGCGCCATCGCCTACGCCGTCGTGCCGCTGGTCGACGACCTCACCCTCAAGTGGTTCGTGCGCGACCTCGACATCCGCACGAAGCTCATCACCGCGGCCATTCAGGAGCCCCTGGCCGACGCGATGTCCGCCGACCTGGACCAACGCGCCCGCCAGCACCGGCTCGAGGCGATCTTCGGCCGCATCATCCAGGACGAGCGGCTCTTCGCGATCGGCTATTGCGACGGCTCGGGGAAGTTCGCCTACCGCACCGTCACGCTGCCGCGCGACATCACCTGCCGCCTGCCGGGACTTCCGGCCCCGGAGTCCGGACGGGTCCACCACTTTGCAGGCGGCTCGCTGCACGTGGCCGCGAACCCCGTGGTGATCGGCGGGACTCGCGTGGGCGAGCTGGTCATCGTCCACGACATGAGCTTCGTCGAGCGCCGCAGCGCCGACACCCGAAAATACATCGTTTACCTCTTTACCGGCATCGGCCTGGTGATCGCGCTCATCACCGTGGTGATCGCGGAGATCTCCTGGCGCGGCTGGGTCGCCGGCATGAAGGCGCTGATCCGTGGCCAGCTCCTGGCCGAATCCCTGGAGCCGCGGGCCAAGGAGCTCAAGCCCCTCGCGCGCGATCTCGAAGCGCTGGTTCGCGACCTGGAAACCGAGCGGCGCATGCGCGACGAGTCGCAGATGAGCTGGGTGCCCGAGACGCTGCGCACGATCCTGCGCCAGGACCTCAAGGGCGACGAGATCCTCATCGTCTCCAACCGCGAGCCCTACATCCATGTGCGCCAGAACGGGCGCGTCGAGGTGCAGCGGCCCGCGAGCGGGCTGGTCACGGCCCTCGAGCCGGTGATGCGCGCCTGCTCCGGCACCTGGATCGCGCACGGCGCCGGAACCGCGGACCGCGACGTGGTCGACGCGAGGGACCACGTGCAGGTGCCGCCCGAGAACCCCGCCTACCAGATCCGCCGCGTCTGGCTCACGAAGGAGGAGGAGGCGGGCTACTACTACGGATTCGCCAACGAGGGCCTGTGGCCGCTTTGCCACAACGCGCACACCCGGCCGGTGTTCCGCGCGGGCGACTGGGAGTATTACCGCACCGTGAACCAGCGCTTCGCCGACACCGTCGTGTCGGAGTCGCGCACGCCCAACCCCATCGTGCTCGTGCAGGACTACCACTTCGCGCTGCTGCCCCGGCTGATCCGGGAGCGGCTGCCGCAGGCGACGATCATCACCTTCTGGCACATTCCCTGGCCCAATCCGGAGTCCTTCGGCGTCTGCCCATGGCGCGAGGAGCTTCTCGAGGGCCTGCTGGGTTCCTCGATCCTGGGCTTCCACACCCAGTTCCACTGCAACAACTTCTTCGAAACCGTCGATCGCTATCTCGAGGCCCGCGTGGATCGCGAGACCTTCACGATCTCCTGCGGCGGGGAGCCCACGGAGGTGCACCGCTACCCGATCTCCATCGAGTGGCCGCTCACGGGGCTCGCCGACCAGCCCCCGGTGGCGGACTGCCGGCGGATCATCCGCGAGCAGTTGGGCATCGCGCCGGAAGCGAAGCTCGGCGTCGGCGTGGATCGCCTGGATTACACCAAGGGCATCCTCGAGCGCTTCGCCGCCATCGAGCGCTTCCTCGAGCAGGAGCCCGCGTGGATCGGCCGGCTCGCCTTCGTGCAGATCGCGGCGCCGAGCCGTTCGAGCATCGACGAGTACCAGTCGCTGGACGCGCGCGTGCGCGCCTCCGCTCAGCGCATCAACGACCGCTTTGCCTCGGCAGGCTGCAAACCGATCATCCTCAAGATCGAGCACCACGACGCCGGAAGCGTCTACACCCACTACCGCGCGGCGGACTTCTGCTTCGTCTCGAGCCTGCACGACGGCATGAACCTCGTCGCCAAGGAGTTCGTGGCGACGCGGGAGGACGAGCGCGGCGTGCTCATCCTGTCGCAATTCGCGGGTGCCGCCCGGGAACTCCCGGAGGCACTCATCGTCAATCCCTACGACACGGAGCAGTGCGCCGCGGCGGTGCGCGACGCCCTCGCCATGCCGCCGGACGAGCAGCGCGCCCGCATGCGCAGCATGCGGGCCCTCCTGATGGAATTCAACGTGTACCGCTGGGCGGGACGGATGCTCCTCGACGCGGCGCGCATGCGCAACCGCCGCCGGCTGTCCGGCGGGGCGCGCCCACAGACGGCGGGACCGCGAGGCAAACGCACATGACGAGCACGGTCGGACGGACCACAATCGGGGCGATGCCGCCGATGCCGGAACACGCGGCCATCTTCCTGGACGTCGACGGCACGCTGGTGCCCCACGCCGATCGCCCCGACGCGGTGCACATCGACGCCTCGCTCTTCGCCCTCCTCGAGCGGCTGGGACGGGCGACCGGCGGCGCGCTCGCACTGATCAGCGGCCGATCGATCGCCGACGTCGACGCCCTCTTCCGCCCTGCCCGGTTCCCGATCGCCGGCCAGCACGGGGCCGAGCGCCGCTCGGCGGATTCGAGCCTGCATTTCCATGCCCCGCTCGGCACGCGGCTCCGGGAGCCGGCCGAGGCGCTGCGTCGCCTGGTGCGCGAGCACCCCGGGCTCCTGCTCGAGGAAAAGGGCGCGAGCCTTGCCCTGCACTACCGCGGCGCGCCGTCCCTCGCCGAGCTCGCCGAGCGCGAGGTCCGGCAGGCTGTCGTCGCCCTGGGCGACGACTTCGAGCTGCAGGCTGGCAAGCTCGTCTTCGAGGTGAAGCCCAGCGGCAAGGACAAGGGCACGGCGATCGACGAGTTCATGTCCGAGGCGCCCTTCGCCGGGCGCCGGCCCGTCTTCGTCGGGGACGACCTGACCGACGAGCTGGGGTTCGAGCGCGTGAACCGGATCGGCGGCGACTCGGTAAAGGTGGGGCCCGGCCCCACGCGGGCGCGGTGGCGGCTGGAAAACGCCGACGCCGTGCGGGCGTGGCTCTCCAATTTCGCGGACTGCGCCGGCGGCGGCGCAAGGAGGCTACCGGCATGAGCAGCCTGCAACTTGGCGCCATCGGCAACTCAAGCGTCGGCGCCCTCATCGACGGACACGGCGAGATCGCGTGGGCGTGCCTGCCGCGCTTCGACGGTGACGCGACCTTCTGCTCCCTGCTTCGACCGCACGAGGGCGACGAGGGCTTCGGCTTCATGGACGTGGAGCTCAGCTGGCTTGCGGACTCGCGGCAGAAGTACCTGCCGAACACGCCAGTGCTCGTCACGCGCCTGCAGGACGACCGGGGCGGCGCCGTCGAGATCGTGGATTTCGCGCCGCGTTTCCGCCAGTTCGGGCGCCTCTTCTGCCCCGCGCAGCTCGTGCGCATTGTGCGACCCCTCTCCGGCAGCCCGCGCATCCGCGTGCGCATGCGCCCGGCCGACGACTACGGACGCCGCCGCCCGGAGGTCACCTCGGGCTCCAACCACATCCGCTACGTGGGCTCGACGAACGTGCTGCGCCTCACCACGGACTGTTCGATCACCGCGATCCTCGAGGAGATGCCCTTCGTGCTGCGCGACCCCATCGCCATGGTGATGGGCCCGGACGAGACGATGCAGGGGTCGTTGGCCGAGGTGGCGCGGCGCTTCCTCGAACTCACCACCGACTATTGGCACGACTGGGTGCGCGACCTCTCCATCCCCTTCGAGTGGCAGGACGAGATCATCCGCGCAGCCATCACCCTCAAGCTCGCCGCCTACGACGACACCGGCGCCGTGATTGCCGCCCTCACGACCTCGATCCCCGAATCGGCCGCGAGCGGACGCAACTGGGATTACCGCTACTGCTGGCTGCGCGACGCCTACTTCGTCGTGAACGCGCTGAACCGCCTCAACGCCACGCGCACGATGGAGCGCTACCTCGGCTACATCATCAACGTGGCGGCGGGAAGCGGCGGGCACCTGCAGCCGGTCTACCGCATCAGCGGGCGCTCCGAGATCGAGGAGACGATCGTCGAAACGCTCCCCGGCTACCGCGGCATGGGACCGGTGCGCGTGGGCAACCAGGCGTTCCGGCAGGTGCAGAACGACGTGTACGGCTCCGCCATACTCGCCGCCACTTACGCCTTCTTCGACCGCCGACTCGCGGCCGTGGGCAACGAGGGGCTATTCCACCGCCTGGAGGTGCTGGGCGCGAGGGCCGCGGAGCTGCACGCCACCCCGGATGCGGGGCTCTGGGAGTTGCGCGGTTCCGAATACGTGCACACCTTCTCGAGCGTCATGTGCTGGGTCGCGTGCGATCGGCTCTCGAAGATTGCGCGCCGGCTGGGCCTCGCCGAGCCCGCCGTGCGCTGGCGCGCGCAGGCCGACCGCATCCACGCCGTCGTGGTGGAGCGCGCCTGGTCGGCGAAGCGGGGCAGCTTCGTGGCCACCTTCGAGGGTGACTCGCTGGACGCGAGCCTCCTGCTGCTGGCCGAGCTCGGCTTCCTGCGCGCGGACGACCCCCGATTCGCCGGTACCGTGGCCGCCGTCGGGCGCGAGCTGCGGCGCGGCGATTTCATCTTCCGCTACACGCAGCCCGACGACTTCGGGGCGCCGGAAAACGCCTTCCTCGTCTGCACCTTCTGGTACATCGACGCACTCGCCGCCCTGGGCCGGCGCGAGGAGGCGCGCGCCCTCTTCGAGTCCACCCTCAAGCGGCGAAACGCGCTCGGCCTGCTGTCGGAGGACGTGGACCCGGTGACTGGCGAGCTCTGGGGCAACTTCCCGCAGACCTACAGCATGGTCGGCCTCATCAACAGCGCCACGCGCCTGTCCATCCCCTGGGACCAGGCGTTCTGACGGGGCGCGCTTGATCCGGATCGGACTCGACCTCGGTGGCACGAAGACCGAGATCGCCGCCCTCGACCGCGACGGCACCGAACTGCTGCGCCGACGCGTACCCACGCCCGCGGGCGCATACGAGGAGTCGGTGCGCACGCTGGCCGGGCTCGTCACGGACGCCGAGCGCGAGCTGGGTAGGCCGGCACGCGTGGGGCTGGGGCACCCCGGCGCCGTCGATCCGGCCACGGGCTTGCTGCGCAACGCCTACGCCACGGTGTTCAACGCGCGGGCGCTGCAGGCGGACCTTTCGCGCGCGCTCGCGCGCGAGGTGCGTTTCGAGAACGACGCCAACTGCTTCGCGCTCTCGGAGGCCACCGACGGCGCAGGCAGCGGCGCCCGCGTCGTGTTCGGTGCGATCCTGGGAACGGGCGCGGGATCGGGCATCGTGATCGAAGGCCACCTGCTGCGCGGCGCTCACGGGCTCGCGGGCGAATGGGGCCACAATCCGCTGCCGTGGATCCGGGCCGACGAACTTCCCGGGCCCCGGTGTTACTGCGGGCGCGACGGCTGCATCGAGCGCTTCGTCTCGGGCCCGGCGCTCGCGGCGGACCACGAGCGCGCTACCGGTATGCGTCTCGATCCCGCCGCCATCATGGCCGCCGCGAACTCCGGCGACGCCGCGTGCCGCGCCAGCCTCGAACGCCACGAGGACCGCGTCGCCCGCGCGCTCGCCCACGTGGTGAACCTCGTCGATCCGGATGTCGTGGTCCTGGGCGGCGGTCTCTCGCACTTCGCCCACCTTTACGAGAATCTGCCCACCCGGATCGCCGCGATCGCCTACGCGAAGGCCTCGCCTCCGATCCTGCGGGCGCGGCACGGTGACGCGAGCGGCGTGCGCGGGGCCGCGATGCTCTGGCCGTCAACCGGCGAAGCGAAAGGCTAGGACTTCTTCCGCGACGGCTTGCAGCGCTTCACGCTGGTCATGATCTCGGCCTTGGCCTCCTCCGGCCCGACCCACCCCTCGATCCGCACCCACTTGCCCGGCTCCAGGTCCTTGTAATGGGCGAAGAAGTGCGTGATCTGCTCGAGCATCATGCTCGGCAGGTCGCGCGGCGTCTCGATCGCGCGGTAGAGCGGCGTGAGCCTGTCGATGGGCACCGCCAGGAGCTTGGTGTCGCCGCCCGCCTCGTCGGTCATCTTGAGCATCCCGATGGGCCGGCAGCGCACGACGACGCCGGGCATCAGCGCGAAGGGCGTCACGACGAGGACATCGGTCGGATCGCCGTCGTCCGACAGCGTGTGCGGGATGTAGCCGTAGTTGCACGGGTAGTGCATCGCCGTCTGCACGAAGCGGTCGACGAAGAGTGCGCCCGTGGCCTTGTCGACCTCGTACTTGATCGGGTCAGCGTTCATCGGGATCTCGATGATCACGTTGAAATCGTTGGGCAGGTCCTTGCCGGCATCGACGCGGTCGAGGTTCATGGATTTCCCTGGGTGGCCGCTGCCCGCACGCGCGGTGAGCGAGCGCTGGCGTTCGGTTGTGGTAAATTGAATCGCGTTGTGGGCAGCATTATCGCAAGTTCCCGATTTGACTGGCAAAAGCCTCTTCAGGCCGATGAACCGATCGCACCCCCTCATCCTCACGCTGGACCAGCATGGGGTTCCGCACCGCTGGGTGACCTGGCAGCAGGCCGTCTGGTACTACGCCAAGGAAAGCGTGGCGTGGGAGACCGGCCGCGAGGCCTTCACGATCTGGGGCGGCCTCTCCCAGCTCACGGGCAAGCGCTCCAGCATCACGGCGAACTCCATCATCGCCATCCGCGGCAAGGCGCTCGCGATCAGGAGCTTCCGGCAGACGCCGCCGCTCAACAACAGCGAGTTGTTCCATCGGGACCGCGCCGTCTGCGCCTTCTGCGGCGGCATCTTCGCGCCGCTCAGGCTCACGTGCGATCACATCCTGCCGATGTCGCGGGGCGGCCGCGATGCCTGGATGAATGTCGTGACCGCGTGCCGGTCGTGCAACCAGCGCAAGGGCAACCGCACGCCGGAGGAGGCGCATATGCAGCTCCTCTACGCGCCCTACGTGCCCAACCGCGCGGAATTCCTCATCCTCGCCAACCGCCGCATCCTGGCCGACCAGATGGAGTTCCTGAAGCAGCACGTCTCCGCGAACTCCCGCCTGCACGCCGCATAGTGGACGGTTCGCGCCGCGGCACGTAGGCGCGGATTCCGGTTGGCGGTTCGTGCTGCGGGGATCGGACCCTGGTGACAGTGGGGTACTCCGTTCTCGGGCGCGGGTCGAATGGCGATACTGCGGAAATCGGAGCCTGGTGACAGTGGGGTACTCCGTTCTCGGGCGCGGGTCGAATGGCGATACTGCGGAAATCGGAGCCTGGTGACAGTGGGGTACTCCGTTCTCGGGCGCGGGTCGAATGGCGATACTGCGGAAATCGGACCCTGGCCACCATGGGGTTGATGTGGGTTGGGTTTCTTTTTTGGCTTTTTGGCCGAGTCAAATTGCTCCGGGCATCACGGGCAGGACCCATGTCGAAACGCTTGCGGCATCGAAACTGACGGCACGTTCATTCGGCCAAAAAGCCAAAAAAGAAACCCAACCCACATCAACCCCTATTCGCACCGGTCCACACTCCCTGGCACGACGGCCGGACCCTACGGTTCAGATCGACCCAGTTACACGATTCCGGACCGCGAGGCGGTCGGGCTTGCCATTGGCCAGCCGGGGGATCTCGTCCGTGAACACGATGCGCGGCAGCTTGTAGCGCGCCAGGCGAGGCTCCAGGAACGCGCGCAGGTCGGGCGAACCCGGGCGTTGCAGCGCCACGACGGCCAGCGGCACCTCTCCCCACTTCTCGTCCGGCACGCCGATCACGATCGCATCGGCGACATCCGGATGCTCGCGAAGCGCATGCTCGATCTCGGCCGGGTAGACATTCTCGCCGCCGGAGATGATGAGATCGTCGCGCCGCGAAAGGACCCGCAGCGCCCCCTGGGCATCGAGTTCGCCCAGGTCGCCGGTGCGAAGCCATCCGTCGCGAAGGACGGCCTCCGTGGCCACTGAATCATCGAGGTAGCCTCGCATCACGATGGGTCCGCGCACTTCGATCACGCCATCGTCGGCGATGCGCAGCTCGATGCCCGGAAGCGCCGTTCCCGCGGTACGGCGCTGCGCGAGCGCCGCTCCCGGACGGACGAGCGTGGCCATCGAGCAGGTTTCGGTGAGACCGTAGGTGGCGAGCGCCTGGGGGCAGGCGTCGAGCAATCCCGGGCTCACGGGTCCGCCGCCCACGACCACGGCGCGCACGCGCTCCGGCAGGAGGCGGC encodes:
- a CDS encoding tripartite tricarboxylate transporter TctB family protein, with product MNRSERIASAGLVAFGLGVAYHSHQHLKLGIMITPGAGYFPFWIGIALAVLGVLWFLMTLLARKTPESATPDDAAQASERRRLVLARLVPGVLLVLAYAWLFERAGYFLSTVLFMVGWQKGVEREGWLKTAVVALLCAAAMYALFSFLLKGVLPTGAWFS
- a CDS encoding tripartite tricarboxylate transporter permease; amino-acid sequence: MDIFAGLLQGFSVALTPTNLLFAFLGALIGTAVGVLPGLGPAATIALLLPATYAIDSPVTAIILMAGIFYGSMYGGSTTSILLNLPGEAASVVTCIDGYKMAQKGRAGAALGIAAIGSFVAGTVGIVGMTLFAPTVAQFALSFGPPEKFSLAVVGLLLAVTLSGSSVVKGLVMMALGLLLAAVGLDPISGKTRFAFGVTELQSGFDFVTLAMGVFGLGEIFYGLETAMKGDAVTAKVGQVWPTMADWAASRMAILRGTLIGFFIGVIPGGGAVISSLASYAVEKKVSKHPEEFGQGAIEGVAGPESANNAASSSSFIPLLTLGIPGNASIAMIFAALLIKGVTPGPFLIQEHPDIFWGVIASMYLGNVMLLVLNLPLVGLWAQLVRVPFGIMAPVIILFTAIGSYSIQGQVFDIYSLVGFGLFGYLLRKLKFEAGPLVLAFVLGPMVEGAMRQSLLMSGGSFAIFVDRPISMVLIGLFAVLAIGQSALTVRQKLRTQATT
- a CDS encoding tripartite tricarboxylate transporter substrate binding protein; the protein is MKGFTAAITASMLALMAFPSSSMAADAYPSKPVSAVVPFGAGGSSDLLARAVEKTWSKYSKQPLIVVNKPGGGGVVGTEGVVRSKPDGYTLYFGYGSGHDVVMPLLQKMPYDPVKDLIPVARVSVHSVVIVTGANSPFKSIKDVIAWSKKEGKPVTTAVSVKAGAVDIALTAFGKAAGINIVTVPFSGGAEATTALAGGHLMIGGGHPSEVIPHIKSGRFKALAVVTPQRDATLPDVPTLKEQGIDVSTWGSIKGVAAPAGTPKEVVKDIELTIKKICEDAEFQKTMANLNQPVMYLGSEDFTKFIKQATADYAALIKQLNISID
- a CDS encoding GNAT family N-acetyltransferase, with translation MTIPPDFRVRLVEWPEACAILTRIRTTVFVEEQNVPAEIEMDGRDGECAHALAESEAGEAIGTGRLMRDGRIGRMAVLAPWRRKGVGAAILDALMAEARRRGFRETYLHAQSHAQVFYARHGYVAEGEEYLEAGIPHIRMRAPLGDRGQVAREKQD
- a CDS encoding DMT family transporter — translated: MNPRSAPLAAMAAMCAIWGYSWIAMKIALRHAHPFDFAAERLVMGALLLFAIIAMTGRRLTLANYRMALVLGLVQVAAFVILTHFALLIAGAGKTSVLVYTMPFWMILFAHLMLQERMRGAQWLSVALAFAGLVLIVSPWKLTSLEGSLLAVVSGAVWALAAVMSKRWPTKDAEPLTFSAWQLAFGSIPLVLLSTLHPHEAPRWNGEYAIALAYSTVFATAGGWWLWTYVLSHAPAGVTGLNTLAIPVIAVIASWVQLGERPAPHELAGMALIGVALALLAWLGIRKPEARPAH
- a CDS encoding trehalose-6-phosphate synthase gives rise to the protein MRLSLRFIVPLIVALGAIAYAVVPLVDDLTLKWFVRDLDIRTKLITAAIQEPLADAMSADLDQRARQHRLEAIFGRIIQDERLFAIGYCDGSGKFAYRTVTLPRDITCRLPGLPAPESGRVHHFAGGSLHVAANPVVIGGTRVGELVIVHDMSFVERRSADTRKYIVYLFTGIGLVIALITVVIAEISWRGWVAGMKALIRGQLLAESLEPRAKELKPLARDLEALVRDLETERRMRDESQMSWVPETLRTILRQDLKGDEILIVSNREPYIHVRQNGRVEVQRPASGLVTALEPVMRACSGTWIAHGAGTADRDVVDARDHVQVPPENPAYQIRRVWLTKEEEAGYYYGFANEGLWPLCHNAHTRPVFRAGDWEYYRTVNQRFADTVVSESRTPNPIVLVQDYHFALLPRLIRERLPQATIITFWHIPWPNPESFGVCPWREELLEGLLGSSILGFHTQFHCNNFFETVDRYLEARVDRETFTISCGGEPTEVHRYPISIEWPLTGLADQPPVADCRRIIREQLGIAPEAKLGVGVDRLDYTKGILERFAAIERFLEQEPAWIGRLAFVQIAAPSRSSIDEYQSLDARVRASAQRINDRFASAGCKPIILKIEHHDAGSVYTHYRAADFCFVSSLHDGMNLVAKEFVATREDERGVLILSQFAGAARELPEALIVNPYDTEQCAAAVRDALAMPPDEQRARMRSMRALLMEFNVYRWAGRMLLDAARMRNRRRLSGGARPQTAGPRGKRT
- the otsB gene encoding trehalose-phosphatase, whose product is MTSTVGRTTIGAMPPMPEHAAIFLDVDGTLVPHADRPDAVHIDASLFALLERLGRATGGALALISGRSIADVDALFRPARFPIAGQHGAERRSADSSLHFHAPLGTRLREPAEALRRLVREHPGLLLEEKGASLALHYRGAPSLAELAEREVRQAVVALGDDFELQAGKLVFEVKPSGKDKGTAIDEFMSEAPFAGRRPVFVGDDLTDELGFERVNRIGGDSVKVGPGPTRARWRLENADAVRAWLSNFADCAGGGARRLPA